One region of Natrinema salaciae genomic DNA includes:
- a CDS encoding ABC transporter permease → MSDRDPSTERGRIRIVGFDEAVSDRFGDEAGAANSEATPETVPPTSPEAIAEAESETETTGETVPAGRHRLEDAWRRFRRDRTAMVGLGIIVAMTVLAVFARPIEVSTAEVTIRLQPFSLAPYDPGETFVAPANAPPSWAHPFGTDWAGRDQFSRVLVGGRYTLGIGLVAVVLALGVGVPLGAIAGYFGGWTDEVIMRVVDVLYAFPFLVLAIAIVPILEPLPVLGDGFWTVVTALVVTGWLGYARLLRGEVLSVREREYVTAARALGVPDRTIVRRHVVPNAITPVVVQATLNVGTVVLAAAALGFLGLGLEPGSTEWGAMLSQGRSSLVQGHWHVTVFPGLAIFLFVLAINLVGDGVNDALDPHRDAADERRRMR, encoded by the coding sequence ATGAGCGACCGAGATCCATCCACCGAACGCGGCCGGATTCGCATCGTCGGCTTCGACGAGGCAGTCTCGGACCGGTTCGGTGACGAGGCGGGAGCCGCGAACTCGGAGGCGACACCGGAGACGGTTCCTCCCACGTCGCCGGAAGCGATCGCAGAGGCGGAGTCGGAGACGGAGACGACCGGCGAGACCGTCCCAGCGGGGCGGCACCGCCTCGAGGACGCGTGGCGACGGTTCCGGCGGGACCGGACGGCGATGGTCGGGTTGGGGATCATCGTCGCGATGACGGTGCTGGCGGTCTTCGCCCGGCCGATCGAGGTGTCGACCGCGGAGGTGACGATCAGGCTGCAGCCGTTCTCGCTGGCTCCCTACGACCCGGGCGAGACGTTCGTCGCACCGGCGAACGCGCCGCCCTCCTGGGCGCATCCGTTCGGGACCGACTGGGCGGGTCGCGACCAGTTCTCGCGGGTGCTCGTCGGCGGCCGGTACACGCTCGGAATCGGGCTCGTCGCCGTCGTGCTGGCGCTGGGCGTCGGCGTCCCCCTCGGTGCGATCGCAGGGTATTTCGGCGGCTGGACGGACGAAGTCATCATGCGGGTCGTCGACGTGCTCTACGCCTTCCCGTTTCTGGTGCTGGCGATCGCGATCGTTCCGATCCTCGAGCCGCTACCGGTCCTCGGCGACGGGTTCTGGACGGTGGTAACGGCGCTCGTGGTCACCGGATGGCTGGGCTACGCCAGACTGCTGCGCGGCGAAGTCCTCTCGGTCCGGGAACGCGAGTACGTCACGGCTGCCAGGGCGCTCGGCGTGCCCGACCGGACGATCGTCCGCAGACACGTCGTGCCGAACGCGATCACGCCCGTCGTCGTTCAGGCGACGCTCAACGTCGGGACGGTCGTTCTCGCGGCAGCGGCGCTCGGGTTCCTCGGGCTCGGCCTCGAACCCGGGAGCACCGAGTGGGGGGCGATGCTCTCGCAGGGCCGGAGCTCGCTCGTGCAGGGCCACTGGCACGTTACCGTCTTCCCCGGGCTGGCGATCTTCCTGTTCGTGCTGGCGATCAACCTCGTCGGCGACGGCGTGAACGACGCGCTCGATCCCCATCGAGACGCGGCCGACGAACGGAGGCGGATGCGCTGA
- a CDS encoding ABC transporter ATP-binding protein produces the protein MSHEVSQEPIATETDVPTDSDEDVMIEVDGLKTYYEDGGLLGWTPVKAVDGVTFDIHRGETLGLVGESGCGKTTLGRTLLQLEDATAGEVRFDGVDITDLEGDELHEWRRNAQMVFQDPESSLNDRMTIGEIVREPLDVHEWETPQARRQRVKELLDTVGLQREHYYRYPHQFSGGQRQRISIARTLALEPDFVVLDEPVSALDVSVQAEIINLLEDLQTEFGLTYLFIAHDLSVVRHLCDRVAVMYLGNVMEIGPTEELFTDPANPYTHALLSAIPEPDPTVERDRITLHGTPPNPRYPPAGCPFSTRCPARIRPAEYRDLDDELWNRLNTLRDLLSERKRADRSVRDRIRAAVGKDTRFGTVEDTYDELFGDQEVPARVQSVLDEIATHARDHDESEAIAVFNEAFGSVCDDEPPAYHDMSDGGHQSHCHRHTDEYRSPDAVLENRHG, from the coding sequence ATGAGTCACGAAGTGAGCCAGGAGCCGATAGCGACCGAGACCGACGTACCGACCGACAGCGACGAGGACGTGATGATCGAAGTCGATGGCCTGAAGACCTACTACGAGGACGGCGGACTCCTCGGTTGGACGCCGGTCAAGGCCGTCGACGGCGTCACGTTCGATATCCACCGTGGCGAGACGCTCGGCCTCGTCGGCGAGTCCGGGTGTGGCAAGACGACGCTGGGGCGAACGCTCCTCCAACTCGAGGACGCGACCGCCGGCGAGGTTCGGTTCGACGGCGTCGATATCACCGATCTCGAGGGCGACGAGCTCCACGAGTGGCGACGCAACGCCCAGATGGTGTTTCAGGACCCCGAATCGAGCCTCAACGACCGAATGACGATCGGCGAAATCGTCCGCGAACCGCTGGACGTTCACGAGTGGGAGACGCCGCAAGCGCGACGCCAGCGCGTCAAAGAGCTGCTCGATACCGTCGGCCTCCAGCGCGAACACTACTACCGCTACCCACACCAGTTCTCCGGCGGCCAGCGCCAGCGGATCAGTATCGCCCGCACCCTGGCGCTCGAACCGGATTTCGTCGTCCTCGACGAACCGGTCTCGGCGCTCGACGTCTCCGTGCAGGCCGAAATCATCAACCTGCTCGAGGACCTGCAAACCGAGTTCGGGCTGACCTACCTGTTTATCGCACACGACCTCTCCGTCGTTCGCCACCTCTGTGACCGGGTCGCGGTGATGTACCTCGGGAACGTCATGGAGATCGGGCCGACCGAGGAGCTGTTCACCGATCCGGCGAACCCGTATACGCACGCGCTGCTGTCGGCGATTCCGGAACCCGATCCGACCGTCGAGCGCGACCGAATCACGCTGCACGGGACGCCGCCGAACCCCCGGTACCCGCCCGCCGGCTGCCCGTTCAGCACGCGCTGTCCGGCGCGGATTCGACCGGCGGAGTATCGCGACCTCGACGACGAGCTCTGGAACCGGCTCAACACGCTCCGTGATCTTCTCAGCGAGCGCAAGCGCGCGGACCGCTCGGTTCGCGATCGAATCCGCGCGGCAGTCGGGAAAGACACGCGCTTCGGGACGGTCGAGGACACCTACGACGAACTGTTCGGTGACCAGGAGGTGCCGGCGCGCGTCCAGTCGGTTCTGGACGAGATCGCGACCCACGCTCGGGACCACGACGAGAGCGAGGCGATCGCCGTCTTCAACGAGGCGTTCGGCAGCGTCTGTGACGACGAGCCGCCGGCGTATCACGACATGAGCGACGGCGGCCACCAGAGCCACTGTCACCGGCACACCGACGAGTATCGGTCCCCGGACGCCGTCCTCGAGAACCGCCACGGGTGA
- a CDS encoding DUF7529 family protein translates to MHDDIGAADPGSLRRRDPQGVQTEAWKQTLEDTEAIAQERRDDGWEVVTIMAAHTDTVSRDMGDDERFGLVHVVPNNYAETFTEVFDSDEFTEYLAYGTEIDGFMFVVTELIDPETERSILLPSRYDIARADGMFTSAADEGVLYTHVKTIDGTILGTFEHEEYDPFVPRPNA, encoded by the coding sequence ATGCACGACGATATCGGCGCTGCCGATCCCGGGTCGCTCCGCCGACGGGATCCGCAGGGCGTCCAGACGGAAGCCTGGAAACAGACGCTCGAGGACACGGAAGCGATCGCCCAGGAACGTCGCGACGATGGCTGGGAGGTCGTCACCATCATGGCCGCACACACCGATACCGTGAGCCGCGACATGGGCGACGACGAGCGGTTCGGACTCGTCCACGTGGTTCCGAACAACTACGCCGAGACGTTTACCGAGGTCTTCGACAGCGACGAATTCACCGAGTACCTGGCCTACGGAACTGAGATCGACGGGTTCATGTTCGTCGTCACGGAGCTAATCGACCCGGAGACCGAGCGATCGATTCTGCTCCCCAGTCGATACGATATCGCGCGCGCCGACGGCATGTTCACCTCCGCCGCGGACGAAGGCGTCCTCTACACCCACGTCAAGACGATCGACGGGACGATCCTCGGCACGTTCGAACACGAGGAGTACGACCCGTTCGTCCCCAGACCGAACGCGTAA
- a CDS encoding ABC transporter permease: MSVSESFEPTETTDESRPLRERVADNPGPARFWLLGAAVLFVLEFGRYVGWAHQLVGAVKYVIDLVGLIPSWIGDSVGEATVPIVSYFVSDAITLLILFGISVLVTRFTSWSATDRFDIGLSDRVVRFLERVVVTGILATLAVLLAFTPVGGLVNGTIDGVFNTLSSIPTLTSRELLSNQGHRTPGGGWDGTFLGLSPAVAWGIRVLLVYGYALAAIVWVWKGYTIFRDHYRQADWTPRDDTIRRFRTHYWGQFGLIVVLMFLVTALWAPAVSPVTAEQNIDAPYEYEIEYLNDDGEVETITPGRANLHSKSNGQNTIGPMSYDDYDRWAPLGTTSSGQDLLTHVAYGAQTSLVIGLLAIGLGGLIAVTMSMLTAYYKGLVDVLTVITSDTIISIPAFLLVMMLSVIFKQGSHPIAEPLNGGLLLGLIFAFVYWPGMWRTIRGPSLQVAEEEWVDAARSYGQTPLNTMRKHMAPYIAGYIMIYGSLLLGGIIISTAALSFLGLGIEAPTPEWGRLISDGRSFVGTSSWHVATIPGLMIVLVVTAFNALGDGLRDAIDPEADTGGTDDTGTAAAGGGG; encoded by the coding sequence ATGAGTGTGAGTGAATCATTCGAACCGACCGAGACGACCGACGAATCGAGGCCCCTCCGCGAACGCGTCGCCGACAATCCCGGCCCGGCACGGTTCTGGCTGCTCGGTGCCGCCGTGTTGTTCGTCCTCGAATTCGGCCGATACGTGGGCTGGGCACACCAGCTCGTGGGGGCGGTCAAGTACGTCATCGACCTGGTGGGGCTGATACCCAGCTGGATCGGCGACTCGGTCGGCGAGGCGACCGTTCCGATAGTCAGCTACTTCGTGAGCGACGCGATCACGCTGCTCATACTGTTCGGGATCTCGGTTCTCGTCACCAGATTCACGTCCTGGTCCGCCACGGACCGGTTCGACATCGGTCTGAGCGATCGCGTCGTGCGCTTCCTTGAGCGGGTCGTCGTGACCGGCATCCTCGCCACGCTCGCGGTCCTGCTGGCGTTCACGCCGGTCGGCGGACTCGTCAACGGCACGATCGACGGCGTGTTCAACACCCTGTCGTCGATTCCGACGCTCACGAGCCGCGAACTCCTCTCCAATCAGGGCCACAGAACGCCGGGCGGCGGCTGGGACGGAACGTTCCTCGGTCTCTCGCCGGCAGTGGCCTGGGGGATTCGCGTGTTGCTCGTCTACGGCTACGCGCTCGCCGCGATCGTCTGGGTCTGGAAGGGGTACACGATCTTCCGGGACCACTACCGGCAGGCGGACTGGACGCCGCGTGACGACACGATCCGTCGATTCCGAACCCACTACTGGGGACAGTTCGGCCTGATCGTCGTGCTCATGTTCCTGGTCACGGCGCTGTGGGCACCGGCCGTCAGTCCCGTCACCGCGGAACAGAACATCGACGCCCCCTACGAATACGAGATCGAGTACCTCAACGACGACGGCGAGGTCGAGACGATCACGCCCGGACGGGCGAACCTCCACAGCAAATCGAACGGGCAGAACACCATCGGCCCGATGAGTTACGACGACTACGACCGCTGGGCACCACTGGGGACGACGTCGTCCGGACAGGACCTGCTCACCCACGTTGCCTACGGCGCGCAGACGTCGCTGGTGATCGGGCTGCTCGCGATCGGCCTCGGCGGACTGATCGCGGTCACGATGTCGATGCTGACCGCCTACTACAAGGGACTCGTCGACGTCCTGACGGTGATCACGAGCGACACGATCATCTCGATCCCGGCGTTTCTGCTCGTCATGATGTTATCGGTCATCTTCAAGCAGGGCAGCCACCCGATCGCGGAACCGCTCAACGGCGGGCTCCTCCTCGGGCTGATCTTCGCGTTCGTCTACTGGCCGGGGATGTGGCGGACGATCCGCGGCCCGTCGTTACAGGTCGCCGAGGAGGAGTGGGTCGACGCCGCGAGGAGCTACGGACAGACGCCGCTGAACACAATGCGCAAACACATGGCACCGTACATTGCAGGATACATAATGATCTACGGCTCTCTACTGCTCGGCGGAATCATCATCTCCACGGCCGCGCTCTCGTTCCTCGGCCTGGGTATCGAAGCACCGACGCCCGAGTGGGGACGGCTCATCAGCGACGGACGATCGTTCGTCGGCACGTCGTCGTGGCACGTCGCGACCATCCCGGGACTGATGATCGTCCTCGTGGTCACCGCGTTCAACGCGCTGGGTGACGGTCTCCGGGACGCGATCGATCCGGAGGCGGACACCGGCGGGACAGACGACACCGGTACCGCGGCGGCCGGAGGTGGTGGGTGA
- a CDS encoding ABC transporter ATP-binding protein — MSTETPADPILDVRNLQTAFFTEKETIRAVDGISFDIRRGETVGIVGESGSGKSVTARSIMGLVDSPGRTLQGSSIRFNHLETVREYASTFPDRTVDLEALAADYDPAALFDRETVDITPAAFGCEYAADVPLADVVAAGYGDELGLVDEDDCVFVTDGSPDAPTEIADGFVEITRLSGKPQRLMRGGRIAMVFQDPLTSLNPVYTVGNQIKESIRLHQGLRGEAATQEAIDLLEAVGIPDARRRVNEYPHQFSGGMRQRAVIAMALACEPELLVCDEPTTALDVTIQAQILDLLADLQAERDLSMMFITHDMGVIAEITDRVNVMYAGEIVETAGVNTLFADPKHPYTHGLLKSIPGQQSGDRLQTIEGNVPTPNEPATSCRFAPRCPKAFDECDAVHPVPVPVEEGVDDHTAACLLCPGDRSTYDAVDQHRRRNARRTGGDTE; from the coding sequence ATGTCGACCGAGACGCCCGCCGATCCGATCCTCGACGTTCGGAACCTCCAGACCGCGTTCTTCACCGAAAAGGAGACCATTCGAGCGGTCGACGGGATCTCGTTCGACATCCGGCGGGGCGAAACCGTCGGCATCGTCGGCGAAAGCGGGTCGGGCAAGAGCGTGACCGCCCGATCGATCATGGGACTCGTCGACTCGCCGGGACGCACGCTCCAGGGCAGTAGCATCCGATTCAACCACCTCGAGACGGTTCGGGAGTACGCGTCGACGTTCCCCGACCGTACCGTCGACCTCGAGGCGCTGGCGGCCGACTACGACCCGGCCGCCCTCTTCGACCGCGAGACGGTCGACATCACGCCGGCGGCGTTCGGCTGCGAGTACGCCGCGGACGTGCCGCTCGCGGACGTCGTCGCCGCCGGTTACGGCGACGAACTCGGACTCGTCGACGAGGACGACTGCGTGTTCGTCACGGACGGCAGTCCCGACGCGCCGACGGAGATCGCCGACGGATTCGTCGAGATCACGCGTCTCAGCGGCAAACCGCAGCGACTCATGCGCGGCGGACGGATCGCGATGGTGTTCCAGGACCCGCTGACGAGCCTCAATCCCGTCTACACGGTCGGCAACCAGATCAAGGAGTCGATCCGGCTCCACCAGGGACTGCGAGGCGAAGCGGCGACCCAGGAAGCGATCGACCTGCTCGAGGCCGTCGGCATCCCCGACGCGCGTCGCCGCGTCAACGAGTATCCACACCAGTTCTCCGGCGGGATGCGTCAGCGAGCCGTGATCGCGATGGCGCTGGCCTGCGAGCCGGAGCTGCTGGTCTGCGACGAGCCGACGACGGCGCTCGACGTGACGATTCAGGCGCAGATCCTCGATCTGCTCGCCGACCTGCAGGCGGAACGGGATCTCTCGATGATGTTCATCACCCACGACATGGGTGTGATCGCGGAGATCACCGATCGGGTGAACGTCATGTACGCGGGGGAGATCGTCGAAACGGCCGGCGTGAACACGCTGTTCGCCGATCCGAAGCATCCGTACACGCACGGCCTGCTCAAATCGATTCCGGGACAACAATCCGGCGACCGGCTCCAGACGATCGAAGGGAACGTTCCGACGCCGAACGAACCGGCGACGTCCTGTCGGTTCGCACCGCGGTGCCCGAAGGCGTTCGACGAGTGCGACGCCGTTCATCCCGTCCCGGTCCCGGTCGAGGAGGGGGTAGACGATCACACCGCGGCGTGCCTGCTCTGTCCCGGCGACCGCTCGACGTACGACGCAGTCGACCAGCATCGACGACGAAACGCGAGACGGACCGGAGGCGATACCGAATGA
- a CDS encoding ABC transporter permease: MSLGRYVCKRLVLTVPVLLGVTLLTFSFVHVLPGDAADAIIGFRDVSPGVEASIRAEYHLDQPLWKQYLLWLRDAIALEFGESPITGRSVAGTIGRRLPATIALGGAAWLLALAIGIPAGIVAAVRRGEPADELSRLAALAGIATPNFWLGLILLLVFGVRLGWFRVIPPDAPLASLAMAKFMVLPTITLGTASAALVTRLLRSSMLAALDAEYVRTARAKGLPERTVILKHALRNSLLPVVTVAGLQLAFLVDGAVVVEQIFSWPGMGRLLVRSILQRDYPLIQASVLVIAVAVVLANLLVDVVYATLDPRIRY; this comes from the coding sequence ATGTCCCTCGGTCGATACGTCTGCAAACGGCTGGTGCTCACGGTCCCGGTCCTGCTCGGCGTCACCCTGCTGACGTTCTCGTTCGTCCACGTGCTTCCGGGCGACGCAGCCGACGCGATCATCGGCTTTCGGGACGTCAGCCCCGGCGTCGAGGCGTCGATCCGGGCCGAGTACCACCTCGATCAGCCGCTGTGGAAACAGTACCTGCTGTGGCTGCGGGACGCGATCGCGCTCGAGTTCGGCGAGTCGCCGATCACCGGCCGCAGCGTCGCGGGGACGATCGGCCGTCGGCTCCCGGCGACGATCGCGCTCGGCGGGGCCGCGTGGCTGCTCGCGCTCGCGATCGGGATTCCGGCGGGGATCGTCGCCGCGGTCAGGCGGGGCGAGCCGGCCGACGAACTCAGCCGGCTCGCGGCGCTCGCCGGGATCGCGACGCCGAACTTCTGGCTCGGCCTCATCCTGCTTCTGGTCTTCGGGGTTCGGCTGGGCTGGTTCCGCGTCATTCCGCCGGACGCGCCGCTCGCGAGTCTCGCGATGGCGAAGTTCATGGTGCTCCCGACGATCACGCTGGGGACCGCGTCGGCCGCACTCGTCACCCGACTGCTGCGCTCGTCGATGTTGGCGGCGCTCGACGCCGAGTACGTTCGGACCGCACGAGCGAAGGGGCTTCCCGAGCGAACCGTGATCCTGAAACACGCGCTGCGAAACTCCCTGCTCCCGGTCGTGACCGTCGCCGGCCTCCAGCTCGCGTTCCTGGTCGACGGTGCCGTCGTCGTCGAACAGATATTCTCCTGGCCGGGGATGGGGCGGCTGCTGGTCCGATCGATCCTCCAGCGCGACTACCCGCTCATTCAGGCCAGCGTACTCGTCATCGCCGTCGCGGTCGTCCTCGCGAACCTGCTCGTCGACGTCGTCTACGCGACGCTCGACCCCCGCATCCGATACTAA
- a CDS encoding DUF7555 family protein, producing the protein MPPTDALGDRLRVFGRTWLDAITYAIAVAVLTGVGALVLGVATGGGIVRAKYLLFVAGWVLLAYATVRLWPTSPDDVGTPPTRGVTESIPATNDSTRFQAFVRTLPPLRWVRPPPSEKRVTPPGKLLLGSLLVLLLSFLMETVFGVG; encoded by the coding sequence ATGCCACCGACCGACGCCCTCGGTGACCGACTCCGGGTGTTCGGGCGCACCTGGCTTGACGCGATCACGTACGCGATCGCCGTCGCGGTGCTCACCGGCGTCGGTGCCCTGGTCCTCGGAGTTGCGACCGGTGGCGGGATCGTCCGTGCCAAGTACCTGCTGTTCGTCGCCGGGTGGGTGCTCCTCGCGTACGCGACGGTACGGCTGTGGCCGACGTCTCCCGACGACGTGGGAACTCCACCGACCCGTGGCGTCACCGAATCGATACCCGCGACCAACGATTCGACGCGGTTTCAGGCGTTCGTCCGGACGCTTCCGCCGCTGCGGTGGGTCCGACCGCCGCCGTCCGAAAAGCGGGTCACGCCGCCGGGAAAGCTCCTGCTCGGCAGTCTCCTGGTGCTGTTGCTGTCGTTTCTCATGGAGACCGTCTTCGGGGTCGGCTGA
- a CDS encoding ABC transporter substrate-binding protein translates to MTGDSTRRGERRRVRRRSLLKRAGAAGIAGLAGCVRFDDGVEANGPAEELLRDGFDATGVEPPFSTTIAITQDEERERFAQLFRDELNGTGFFDVDIERREFGSHVDRMIAAADESENAMFVASWTGGWDPSDYVNILFHSDNHTPDGFNVNHYANERVDDRLDAGLEETDPDERVAIYREVQEELVADSPLSFVRFRESTHVWDGAVVTDWRTYPLRTGTYYGVYAPWAGVYTDLQDGTEFVGDLGSDVQNTDPVSMNDTASGQATVLLYEQLVGVDFEGEPCPFLADEWERLDETTYRFSLRNGVRFHNGERLTADHVKGSLERYEGTPRESDVYDWYDGSEIVDDTTIEISCWREYGPFENALFDVPIVPMAAIDGELDLESEPIGTGPYQLVEYESDNRWRMARFDDHWFDGDGTVPATAPIETVTLEIITEKSSRQAALEAGNVHFSGDVPSASLGDFEDDDAYGVGRHVGGGFDMVIYPSYRAPFSEQSVRRGCNMLLPRQTTLENVYHGVGSVAYTPISPLLDAYAGEAFQESIADEYVHPN, encoded by the coding sequence ATGACCGGGGATAGCACCCGTCGAGGCGAACGCAGACGGGTACGGCGGCGTTCACTGCTGAAGCGAGCAGGAGCCGCGGGGATCGCCGGTCTGGCGGGGTGCGTGCGGTTCGACGACGGCGTCGAGGCCAACGGCCCCGCCGAGGAGTTGCTTCGCGACGGGTTCGATGCCACGGGCGTCGAGCCGCCGTTCTCGACGACGATCGCCATTACCCAGGACGAAGAACGCGAGCGGTTCGCGCAACTGTTCCGGGACGAACTCAACGGGACGGGCTTTTTCGATGTCGATATCGAACGGCGGGAGTTCGGCTCGCACGTCGACCGCATGATCGCGGCGGCCGACGAATCGGAAAATGCCATGTTCGTCGCGAGCTGGACCGGCGGCTGGGACCCCAGCGACTACGTCAATATCCTGTTTCACTCGGACAACCACACGCCCGACGGCTTCAACGTCAACCACTACGCGAACGAGCGCGTCGACGACCGCCTCGATGCGGGCCTCGAGGAGACCGACCCGGACGAACGGGTCGCGATCTACCGGGAGGTACAGGAGGAACTGGTCGCCGACTCCCCGCTATCGTTCGTCCGCTTTCGGGAATCGACCCACGTCTGGGACGGCGCGGTCGTCACCGACTGGCGGACGTATCCGCTCCGGACGGGAACGTACTACGGCGTGTACGCGCCGTGGGCCGGCGTCTACACCGATCTCCAGGACGGCACCGAGTTCGTCGGCGATCTGGGGAGCGACGTTCAGAACACCGATCCGGTGTCGATGAACGACACCGCGTCCGGGCAGGCGACGGTGCTGCTCTACGAGCAACTCGTCGGCGTCGACTTCGAGGGCGAACCCTGCCCGTTTCTCGCCGACGAGTGGGAGCGACTCGACGAGACGACCTACCGGTTCTCGCTCCGTAATGGGGTTCGATTCCACAACGGCGAGCGTCTCACCGCCGATCACGTCAAGGGATCGCTCGAGCGGTACGAGGGAACTCCCCGGGAGAGCGACGTCTACGACTGGTACGACGGCAGCGAAATCGTCGACGACACGACCATCGAGATCAGTTGCTGGCGGGAGTACGGACCGTTCGAGAACGCGCTGTTCGACGTCCCGATCGTCCCGATGGCCGCGATCGACGGCGAACTCGACCTCGAGTCGGAGCCGATCGGAACCGGCCCCTACCAGCTCGTCGAGTACGAAAGCGACAACCGCTGGCGGATGGCCCGATTCGACGACCACTGGTTCGACGGCGACGGGACTGTCCCGGCGACGGCACCGATCGAGACGGTTACCCTCGAGATCATCACCGAGAAGTCGTCCCGCCAGGCCGCGCTCGAGGCCGGGAACGTCCACTTCAGCGGCGACGTCCCTTCGGCGAGTCTCGGCGACTTCGAGGACGACGACGCCTACGGCGTCGGCCGTCACGTCGGCGGCGGGTTCGATATGGTGATCTACCCCTCCTACCGCGCACCGTTTTCCGAGCAGTCGGTCCGCCGCGGCTGTAACATGTTGCTTCCGCGGCAGACGACCCTGGAAAACGTCTATCACGGCGTCGGATCGGTGGCGTACACGCCGATTTCGCCGCTGCTCGACGCCTACGCAGGCGAGGCGTTTCAGGAATCGATCGCGGACGAGTACGTGCACCCGAACTGA